The genome window CACCCACCCGTGACCTGACGGTGGGGGTCGTTGTTTCAGAACAACACAGTGGACGCGAGCAACTGAGGACAAGCCCTCGGCCTATTAGTACCGGTCAGCTCCACCCCTTACAGGGCTTCCACATCCGGCCTATCAACCCAGTCGTCTACTGGGAGCCTTACCCTCTCAAGGAGGTGGGAGTGCTCATCTCGAAGCAGGCTTCCCGCTTAGATGCTTTCAGCGGTTATCCCTCCCGAACGTAGCCAACCAGCCATGCCCTTGGCAGGACAACTGGCACACCAGAGGTTCGTCCGTCCCGGTCCTCTCGTACTAGGGACAGCCCTTCTCAACACTCCTACGCGCACAGCGGATAGGGACCGAACTGTCTCACGACGTTCTAAACCCAGCTCGCGTACCGCTTTAATGGGCGAACAGCCCAACCCTTGGGACCTACTCCAGCCCCAGGATGCGACGAGCCGACATCGAGGTGCCAAACCATCCCGTCGATATGGACTCTTGGGGAAGATCAGCCTGTTATCCCCGGGGTACCTTTTATCCGTTGAGCGACGGCGCTTCCACAAGCCACCGCCGGATCACTAGTCCCTGCTTTCGCACCTGCTCGACCCGTCGGTCTCACAGTCAAGCTCCCTTGTGCACTTACACTCAACACCTGATTGCCAACCAGGCTGAGGGAACCTTTGGGCGCCTCCGTTACTCTTTAGGAGGCAACCGCCCCAGTTAAACTACCCACCAGACACTGTCCCTGATCCGGATCACGGACCCAGGTTAGACATCCAGCACGACCAGAGTGGTATTTCAACGGCGACTCCACAATGACTGGCGTCACTGCTTCAAAGTCTCCCACCTATCCTACACAAGCCGAACCGAACACCAATATCAAGCTATAGTAAAGGTCCCGGGGTCTTTCCGTCCTGCTGCGCGAAACGAGCATCTTTACTCGTAATGCAATTTCACCGGGCCTATGGTTGAGACAGTCGAGAAGTCGTTACGCCATTCGTGCAGGTCGGAACTTACCCGACAAGGAATTTCGCTACCTTAGGATGGTTATAGTTACCACCGCCGTTTACTGGCGCTTAAGTTCTCAGCTTCGCCCCATCGAAACAGAGCTAACCGGTCCCCTTAACGTTCCAGCACCGGGCAGGCGTCAGTCCGTATACATCGCCTTACGGCTTCGCACGGACCTGTGTTTTTAGTAAACAGTCGCTTCTCGCTGGTCTCTGCGGCCGGCCCCAGCTCAAGCAGCAAGTGCCATCACCAGTTCCGGCCCCCCTTCTCCCGAAGTTACGGGGGCATTTTGCCGAGTTCCTTAACCATAGTTCACCCGAACGCCTCGGTATTCTCTACCTGACCACCTGAGTCGGTTTGGGGTACGGGCCGCCATGAAACTCGCTAGAGGCTTTTCTCGACAGCATAGGATCATCCACTTCACCACAATCGGCTCGGCATCAGGTCTCAGCCTTAATGAGTGGCGGATTTGCCTACCACTCGGCCTACACCCTTACCCCGGGACAACCACCGCCCGGGCTGGACTACCTTCCTGCGTCACCCCATCGCTCACCTACTACCCTGTTGGATCAGCGGCTCCACCACGTCCCTTCGTCCGAAGACTCCAGGCCGGCTTCACGGCTTTAGCATTCAGAGGTTCAGCGTTGGCGCTTCAAAGCGGGTACGGGAATATCAACCCGTTGTCCATCGACTACGCCTGTCGGCCTCGCCTTAGGTCCCGACTTACCCTGGGCAGATCAGCTTGACCCAGGAACCCTTGGTCAATCGGCGCAAGAGTTTCCCACTCTTGTATCGCTACTCATGCCTGCATTCTCACTCGTATACCGTCCACGACTCGATTCCTCGGCCGCTTCACCCGGCACACGACGCTCCCCTACCCATCACAGCGGGCGTTGGCCCTCATGCTGCAATGACACGACTTCGGTGGTGTACTTGAGCCCCGCTACATTGTCGGCGCGGAATCACTTGACCAGTGAGCTATTACGCACTCTTTCAAGGGTGGCTGCTTCTAAGCCAACCTCCTGGTTGTCTCTGCGACTCCACATCCTTTCCCACTTAGCACACGCTTAGGGACCTTAGTCGGTGTTCTGGGCTGTTTCCCTCTCGACCATGGAGCTTATCCCCCACAGTCTCACTGCCGCGCTCTCACTTACCGGCATTCGGAGTTTGGCTAAGGTCAGTAACCCGGTGAGGCCCATCGCCTATCCAGTGCTCTACCTCCGGCAAGAAACACGCGACGCTGCACCTAAATGCATTTCGGGGAGAACCAGCTATCACGGAGTTTGATTGGCCTTTCACCCCTAACCACAGGTCATCCCCCAGGTTTTCAACCCTGGTGGGTTCGGTCCTCCACACGGTCTTACCCGCGCTTCAACCTGCCCATGGCTAGATCACTCCGCTTCGGGTCTTGGGCATGCAACTCAAACGCCCTATTCGGACTCGCTTTCGCTACGGCTACCCCACACGGGTTAACCTCGCTACACACCGCAAACTCGCAGGCTCATTCTTCAAAAGGCACGCAGTCACGGCCCGCCAGCAAGCTGACGAACGACGCTCCCACGGCTTGTAGGCACACGGTTTCAGGTACTATTTCACTCCGCTCCCGCGGTACTTTTCACCATTCCCTCACGGTACTATCCGCTATCGGTCACCAGGGAATATTTAGGCTTAGCGGGTGGTCCCGCCAGATTCACACGGAATTTCTCGGGCTCCGTGCTACTTGGGAGAAGCTCAAGTGAGCCGTACAGATTTCGCCTACGGGGGTCTTACCCTCTACGCCGGACCTTTCGCATGTCCTTCGACTATCCATACGGTTTCTGACTCACCCAGCCGCCGGCAGACGACTGAAGAACTTTCCCACGACCCCGAAGTGGCAACCCCTGCCGGGTCTCACACCACTACGGTTTAGCCTCATCCGGTTTCGCTCGCCACTACTCCCGGAATCACGGTTGTTTTCTCTTCCTGCGGGTACTGAGATGTTTCACTTCCCCGCGTTCCCTCCACATACCCTATGTGTTCAGGTATGGGTGACAGCCCATGACGACTGCCGGGTTTCCCCATTCGGACACCCCCGGATCAAAGCTCGGTTGACAGCTCCCCGGGGCCTATCGCGGCCTCCCACGTCCTTCATCGGTTCCTGGTGCCAAGGCATCCACCGTGCGCCCTTAAAAACTTGGCCACAGATGCTCGCGTCCACTGTGCAGTTCTCAAACAACGACCAGACACCCACACTCGACACCCGAAGGCACCTCACATGGGACCGGCACTGAGACAACGTTTCCGTTCCCTCAGGACCCAACAACGTGCCCGACACACCCAGAATCCGAACCGCGTTCCACGCCGAAGCAGTACTAACGCTCATCCTCTGAACTGTGCCGAATAGTCAACGTTCCACCCATGAGCAAGCACTCCAGGACATTCGCCCGAAGCTGCCATGTGCTCCTTAGAAAGGAGGTGATCCAGCCGCACCTTCCGGTACGGCTACCTTGTTACGACTTCGTCCCAATCGCTGGTCCCACCTTCGACGGCTCCCTCCCAAGGGTTAGGCCACCGGCTTCGGGTGTTACCGACTTTCGTGACGTGACGGGCGGTGTGTACAAGGCCCGGGAACGTATTCACCGCAGCATGCTGATCTGCGATTACTAGCAACTCCAACTTCATGGGGTCGAGTTGCAGACCCCAATCCGAACTGAGACCGGCTTTTTGGGATTCGCTCCACCTCACGGTATCGCAGCCCTTTGTACCGGCCATTGTAGCACGTGTGCAGCCCAAGACATAAGGGGCATGATGATTTGACGTCGTCCCCACCTTCCTCCGAGTTGACCCCGGCAGTCTCCTGTGAGTCCCCGACATTACTCGCTGGCAACACAGAACAAGGGTTGCGCTCGTTGCGGGACTTAACCCAACATCTCACGACACGAGCTGACGACAACCATGCACCACCTGTATACCGACCACAAGGGGGCGCCTATCTCTAGACGTTTCCGGCATATGTCAAGCCTTGGTAAGGTTCTTCGCGTTGCGTCGAATTAAGCCACATGCTCCGCTGCTTGTGCGGGCCCCCGTCAATTCCTTTGAGTTTTAGCCTTGCGGCCGTACTCCCCAGGCGGGGAACTTAATGCGTTAGCTGCGGCACCGACGACGTGGAATGTCGCCAACACCTAGTTCCCAACGTTTACGGCGTGGACTACCAGGGTATCTAATCCTGTTCGCTCCCCACGCTTTCGCTCCTCAGCGTCAGTAATGGCCCAGAGATCCGCCTTCGCCACCGGTGTTCCTCCTGATATCTGCGCATTTCACCGCTACACCAGGAATTCCGATCTCCCCTACCACACTCTAGCCTGCCCGTATCGAATGCAGACCCGGGGTTAAGCCCCGGGCTTTCACATCCGACGCGACAGGCCGCCTACGAGCTCTTTACGCCCAATAATTCCGGACAACGCTCGCACCCTACGTATTACCGCGGCTGCTGGCACGTAGTTAGCCGGTGCTTCTTCTGCAGGTACCGTCACTTGCGCTTCTTCCCTGCTGAAAGAGGTTTACAACCCGAAGGCCGTCATCCCTCACGCGGCGTCGCTGCATCAGGCTTGCGCCCATTGTGCAATATTCCCCACTGCTGCCTCCCGTAGGAGTCTGGGCCGTGTCTCAGTCCCAGTGTGGCCGGTCGCCCTCTCAGGCCGGCTACCCGTCGTCGCCTTGGTAGGCCATTACCCCACCAACAAGCTGATAGGCCGCGGGCTCATCCTGCACCGCCGGAGCTTTCCACCAACCCCCATGCAGAGGAAGGTAATATCCGGTATTAGACCCCGTTTCCAGGGCTTGTCCCAGAGTGCAGGGCAGATTGCCCACGTGTTACTCACCCGTTCGCCACTGATCCACCCCGAAGGGCTTCACCGTTCGACTTGCATGTGTTAAGCACGCCGCCAGCGTTCGTCCTGAGCCAGGATCAAACTCTCCGTGAATGTCTACCGGTAATCCGGTAAGCCACTCGCGCAGAGCGGCACAGCAACCACCGGAATAGGGCGGCCCCGTGCACTGCGTCCTCGCTAGTGTTTTTGTTACTAAAGGAATCTCCAACCCCGATCAGAAGACCGAGGCCGGGGATGTCAACATATCTGGCGTTGACTTTTGGCACGCTGTTGAGTTCTCAAGGAACGGACGCTTCCTTCGATCCCGCTCTCGCGTTCTCTCCGGGCGCTTCGTTCTTTCTTCTCTTCGAGCTTATCAGATCCGCCTCGCGGCTTTTTCCGACTCGCTCTCGGTGTTTCCAACCTTAGCAGGTCTTCCGCACCGTTCGGCCCCTGGAGGCCTTCGCCGTACCGGACCTGACGGCCCGTCCGACGTGTTGAACTCTAGCTCAGTCCCGCTCCGAAAAGCGAATCCGGGCCCTCTCGTCGAAATACCGGCACAGCAAAACAAGCCCGCTCCGAATATGTGCGAAAAGCAGCACGGAAGGAGCCGACGTTCTTGCCGTAAGTGGTGTTTCAGGAGAGTGGCTGCACCCGGGACCGTCCGCACATAGCTCGCGTCCGGTGCTCCCTGACGGGCAGCTCGAAGAACACTAGACCTCTCCGAGCTCCGAGTCAACCGCGGAGGTGAGGCGGCCCTGCGCGGGCACGGCCGGCTCGGTGCCGGGGAGCTGGAAGGCGAGCACCGCGACGTCGTCGTCGTGCTCGGCGGTGACCCCCATGGCCCGGAGCAGCCGGGAGCAGACCACGTCCGGCGAGCCGACGGCGCCGGCCAGGGTGCGGGCGAGCACCCCGAGGCCCTGGTCGATGTCCTGGTCCCGGCGCTCCACCAGACCGTCGGTGTAGAGGACGCCGGTGGTGCCGGGGAACAGGCGCAGGGTGTGGGAGACGTGGTTGCCGCCGCCGGTGCCGAGTGGCGGGCCGTTCACCTGCTCGCCCTGGAGCACGGTGCCGTCCGGTCCGCGGAGCATCAGCGGGAGGTGGCCGGCCGAGGAGTAGGTGAGGGTGCCGGCCTTGCCGGAGGCCGAGGGTGCGTCGTAGACGGCGTAGATGCAGGTGGCGATCTGGTTGGCGTCGATCTCCATGGCGATGCCGTCCAGCAGGGTCATCACCTGGTGCGGCGGAAGGTCGAGCCGGGCGTAGGCGCGCACGGCGGTGCGCAGCTGGCCCATCACGGCGGCCGCGCGCAGGCCGCGGCCCATCACGTCGCCGATCACCAGGGCGGTGCGGCCGCCGCGCAGGCTGATCACGTCGTACCAGTCGCCGCCGACCGCCGCGTCGGCGCCGCCGGGCTGGTAGGTGGCCGCGACCCGCAGGTCGGCGGGTTGTTCGAGCTTCTGCGGGAGCAGGCTGCGCTGGAGGGTGACGGCGGCCTCGCGCTGGCGGCGCTCCGCCTCGCGCAGCCGGGTGGCGGCGGCGACCTGGTCGGTGACCTCGGCGGCGAAGACCAGCACGCCGACGGCGGGTGGCTGCCCGTCCCGCGAGCTCACCCGTTCGGTGGAGTGCAGGGGGACGCAGGAGACGTTGAAGCAGCGGGTGCGGGTGGGGTCGGCGGGGTCGGTGATGCTCCTGGCCTTGACGCCGCGCCCGCGGCCGCTGCGCAGCACCTGGTCGAGCAGCGGCAGCAGTCCGAGCCCGTCCAGCTCGGGCAGCGCCTCCTCGGCGGGCTGGCCGTTCGGCGGGGTGCCGAAGAGCTCGCGGTAGGCGTCGTTGGCGTAGCCGAGCCGGTGCCGGGCGCCGTAGGTGATCACCACCGGGGCGGGGAGCCGGCCGAGCACGTCGCGCAGGTCGTAGAGGTCGTGCAGGTCGAGCAGTTGGTCGGGCCCGGGCAGGTCGACGTGGCCGAGCGGGTCGCGCGGCCCCGGCAGGGCGACCTGGTCGTCCTTGGGCGGTGCGACACGCCACGGCGATCCGGTGAGCCGCGCACTCCAGCGCATCAGGTTCAACCGCTCGTCGCTTTCCTCGGGGATCCGTCACGGTTCGTACTGGTGTCCATACTGGCCGTGACGGGGTGTCACGCAGATCCTGTCAGGTGAAGCAGTGATTCCGGAAGTCGTACGTGTGTTGGTCGTGTTGTACGGAACGTCAATGGCGCGCCGCGGACTACTCGTCCGGGGTGCCGGCGGCGGCCCGGAACTCGGCCCGCGGGTCCTCGACCGAGGCGAGCGAGACGGGTTCCCGGGCGAAGAGTCCGCCGAGCACCCAGTCGGCCAGCACCCGGACCCGCCGGTCGCCGCTGGGCAGCCGGCGCAGCGTGCGGGCCCGGTGCAGCAGCCAGGCGCGCCGGCCGGTGAGGCTGCGGCCGCGCCGCTGGGCGACGGCGCTGCGCAGGCCGAGGGAGGCGGAGGCGTAGGTGCGTGCGGGGCGGTAGGGGCGCAGCGGGGTGCCCGCCCGGGCGGCGAGCAGGTTGGCCGCCAGCAGCTCGCCCTGGGCCAGCGCGTGCTGCGCGTTGGGCGGGCAGGGCGCCGTGCCGGTGGCGGCGGCGACCGGCACGGCCGCGCAGTCGCCGGCCGCCCAGGCGCCGGGCAGCGGGGTGCCGTGCCGGTCGGCGACCTGGAGGGTGGGCAGGCAGCGCACCCGGCCCTCGCGGTCCAGC of Kitasatospora viridis contains these proteins:
- a CDS encoding PP2C family protein-serine/threonine phosphatase, with the protein product MRWSARLTGSPWRVAPPKDDQVALPGPRDPLGHVDLPGPDQLLDLHDLYDLRDVLGRLPAPVVITYGARHRLGYANDAYRELFGTPPNGQPAEEALPELDGLGLLPLLDQVLRSGRGRGVKARSITDPADPTRTRCFNVSCVPLHSTERVSSRDGQPPAVGVLVFAAEVTDQVAAATRLREAERRQREAAVTLQRSLLPQKLEQPADLRVAATYQPGGADAAVGGDWYDVISLRGGRTALVIGDVMGRGLRAAAVMGQLRTAVRAYARLDLPPHQVMTLLDGIAMEIDANQIATCIYAVYDAPSASGKAGTLTYSSAGHLPLMLRGPDGTVLQGEQVNGPPLGTGGGNHVSHTLRLFPGTTGVLYTDGLVERRDQDIDQGLGVLARTLAGAVGSPDVVCSRLLRAMGVTAEHDDDVAVLAFQLPGTEPAVPAQGRLTSAVDSELGEV